From Penaeus monodon isolate SGIC_2016 chromosome 6, NSTDA_Pmon_1, whole genome shotgun sequence, the proteins below share one genomic window:
- the LOC119573763 gene encoding forkhead box protein P2-like, with protein MALVIVLVVRSRRPRPRSAEVKMVYDKGSAAAPLRGHHDESSSADDQNPDIIPVNDDHQVKDLHQDFSAETLPVVEQQQQQQSPPPQQQQLPQQSQQQPQQQPQQQHAKEYLGGDGSFYINPGTLLRQKGVMLPRESDPLLLVGCPLAASTPTARSTQPSVYAHFSPDQPGLPPSYVPELSTATLPKAFPRDLPSDLPYPTHDLTLTSLLPPYSHHSLTLGRNGSLSSGRATPSCSSSASSTNHHGSASTVAFHPESDSPRAPLVTPRDKTSSPNHRESSV; from the exons ATGGCCCTCGTGATCGTGCTGGTGGTCAGATCccgccgcccgcgcccgcgcAGCGCCGAGGTCAAGATGGTGTACGACAAGGGCTCCGCGGCGGCGCCTCTGAGGGGCCACCACGACGAGAGCTCCTCCGCCGACGATCAGAACCCCGACATCATCCCCGTCAACGATG ACCACCAAGTAAAGGACCTCCACCAAGACTTCTCCGCTGAGACGCTCCCTGTGgttgaacaacaacagcaacaacagtctcctcctcctcagcaACAGCAACTACCACAGCAGTCGCAGCAGCAGCCACAGCAGCAGCCACAGCAACAGCACGCGAAAGAGTACCTGGGAGGAGACGGTTCTTTCTACATCAATCCGGGAACTTTGCTTCGACAG AAGGGTGTGATGCTGCCGCGGGAGTCGGACCCTCTCCTCCTTGTGGGCTGCCCGCTCGCAGCCTCAACGCCCACCGCCCGCAGCACCCAGCCTAGCGTGTACGCCCACTTTTCCCCCGATCAGCCTGGCCTCCCGCCTTCCTACGTGCCCGAGCTCTCCACCGCGACCTTGCCCAAGGCCTTCCCCCGCGACCTGCCCTCCgacctcccctaccccacccacgACCTCACACtaacctccctcctgcccccctaCTCCCACCACTCCCTCACCCTAGGTAGGAACGGCTCCCTCTCATCGGGACGAGCCAcgccctcctgctcctcctccgcgTCCTCCACCAACCACCACGGATCTGCCTCCACCGTGGCCTTCCACCCTGAGAGCGATTCTCCCAGGGCGCCTTTAGTCACCCCACGAGATAAGACTAGCAGCCCCAACCACCGGGAGAGCTCGGTCTAG